In Aspergillus luchuensis IFO 4308 DNA, chromosome 1, nearly complete sequence, the following are encoded in one genomic region:
- a CDS encoding uncharacterized protein (COG:S;~EggNog:ENOG410PQVD) produces MIHAPQKYHHHHHSSHEHSPPLPPTTTNILGTWYITRSSSPFWSDKRNPTITLTADTTTTTTPPGSLPLSALSQPTTTSPTPILTNKTSYQTLSSSSVKTTTGTDRAISGGKEHGPIQMEWRGSGWLRMVSAQWEILGWGGADDDDEWLLVFANKSMFMPAGISLYSRTKTGVDEMVWAGIEVELGGLVERYPAEGELRELVMGMEVVRFD; encoded by the coding sequence ATGATCCATGCTCCCCAaaaataccaccaccaccaccactccagCCATGAACATTCACCACCAttaccaccaacaaccaccaacatCCTCGGAACCTGGTATATCACACGCTCCTCCAGTCCCTTCTGGAGCGACAAACGCAACCCCACAATCACACTAACCgccgacaccaccaccaccaccactccaccAGGCAGTCTACCTTTAAGCGCGCTCTCCCAACCTACTACAACCTCACCCACCCCTATCCTCACAAACAAGACATCCTACCAAACgctatcctcttcctcagtaAAGACCACAACCGGAACGGACCGAGCTATATCAGGCGGAAAAGAGCATGGTCCGATTCAGATGGAGTGGCGGGGGAGCGGATGGCTGCGGATGGTGAGTGCGCAGTGGGAGATTCTGGGATGGGGCGGAgcagacgatgacgacgagtgGCTGCTTGTCTTTGCTAATAAGTCGATGTTCATGCCGGCGGGGATAAGTTTGTATTCTAGGACGAAAACGGGCGTTGATGAGATGGTATGGGCTGGGATTGAGGTGGAGTTGGGAGGGCTTGTGGAGAGGTATCCTGCGGAGGGGGAGTTGAGGGAGctggtgatggggatggaggttgTGAGGTTTGATTGA
- a CDS encoding uncharacterized protein (COG:S;~EggNog:ENOG410PNPP;~TransMembrane:7 (o25-49i61-82o102-128i140-163o183-209i221-240o260-278i)), whose protein sequence is MAITTMADPPPGETYDFDYSHRHLYTANMAVISAGLIISTSCLALRVYTKAHLLHKFGWDDVSIILAWVFSLGTQACSIYGYKHGGMGIHFWNVTPVVYDVYVKVVLSAAIIYVPALALAKISLIILYYRILCQKRYQQWILYGIAFVVSSYSFALVLAFIFGCHPIQKGWDISVTGTCVNPYALYVATAVLNIISDIALILVPIPTVVGLNMPGIQKLGLLLMFMIGCATLVTGIIRLITLIPFLNSSDPTYNIGRPDLWINIEANFAIICSCLPFLRHFLRRYAPRLIGENSSLARRYHSYTYDYTGGSRARRKEGLTQLQDDIELAENGGSMHSGVRIFKDVQVEITTETMPDVNQNREGDEYR, encoded by the exons ATGGCCATTACTACAATGGCGGACCCTCCCCCCGGGGAGACGTACGATTTTGACTACTCGCATCGCCATCTGTATACGGCAAATATGGCGGTGATTTCGGCGGGCTTAATCATCAGCACTAGCTGCCTAGCCTTGCGAGTGTATACCAAAGCACATTTGCTGCATAAGTtcggatgggatgatg TGTCTATTATCCTTGCTTGG GTGTTCTCTCTGGGCACCCAGGCATGCTCCATCT ATGGATACAAACATGGGGGCATGGGAATTCATTTCTGGAACGTGACGCCTGTGGTGTATGACGTATATGTCAAG GTCGTTCTCTCCGCAGCCATCATCTATGTTCCCGCTCTGGCGCTTGCAAAAATCAGCCTGATTATCCTTTACTATCGCATCCTTTGTCAGAAACGGTACCAACAATGGATTTTGTACGGCATCGCGTTTGTAGTCAGTAGCTACAGCTTTGCGCTCGTCTTGGCCTTCATTTTCGGCTGCCACCCAATCCAGAAAGGTTGGGATATATCAGTCACAGGGACATGTGTTAATCCATACGCGCTCTATGTTGCAACAGCCGTTCTGAACATCATCTCTGATATTGCGTTGATTTTGGTACCCATCCCAACGGTGGTGGGGCTGAACATGCCGGGGATACAGAAGCTAGGCCTCTTGCTGATGTTCATGATTGGCTGCGC AACTCTCGTCACCGGCATCATCCGTCTAATCACTTTGATCCCCTTTCTTAATTCCTCTGACCCAACTTACAATATTGGTCGACCAGACCTGTGGAT CAACATCGAAGCCAACTTCGCCATCATCTGCAGctgcctccccttcctccgccaCTTCCTGCGCCGCTACGCCCCTCGCTTGATCGGTGAAAACAGCAGTCTTGCGCGTCGTTATCACAGCTACACTTATGACTATACTGGTGGAAGCCGAGCCCGGCGAAAGGAGGGCCTTACGCAGCTACAGGATGATATTGAGCTTGCCGAGAACGGAGGAAGTATGCATAGTGGAGTTAGGATATTCAAAGATGTACAGGTGGAGATTACCACGGAGACGATGCCGGATGTGAATCAGAATAGAGAGGGGGATGAATATAGATGA